DNA sequence from the Pelecanus crispus isolate bPelCri1 chromosome 4, bPelCri1.pri, whole genome shotgun sequence genome:
ATGTTCCTATAGTTTGCAGTTGCAAGCAAACACATTTGGTCCACTCTGAAACTCCCAGTTCACTTACTGAAGAGGATGTTCACGTTTCATTTTGCAATTGCAATGGACATATGCTGACAAAAAGGTGCTGTTTACAAAATCAAAGACCAAACACTTGTTTACCacctctgtctgtctgtgttaAAGATTTCCATCCTTTGTCATGCCAAGCTGTAGCGATTGGATGTATTAAGACAATGGTGAACAAAGCATGTAGTTCTCACAAGTGGTGTGCTGAACAATTGCAGAATTATAACAGGCATtctgtgaaagcagcagcatgtaCATATTCAGCTAAGGACTGTGATCTCTTGAACagcattaaaaattcaaatagaTCTCGCAGCCCATCACCGCCTCCACTGTCACCTGTACAGAGTAAAGAATTTGAATCACCGGAAGGATCGGTTATAGATTTTCCAACTTTAGACAATTACAAGCTTGAAATATCCATCAACCAGCCTCCATCCCTCTTGCCAGCTGAAGGAAGCAAAGGAGAATTTGAATATGAAGGTAAAACATTCAGAGGAAAAGAGACCGAATATTCAGGTGGAACATTGCTATCAACAGACCAAGAAAGCAACAATTATTATATAAATTCTGAGAAAGGTGAACATTCTGCCATTTTTCAAGATTTGATGGACCGTATTAATGAAAAGTTAAAATCAATAGACACTACAGATATAGCAACAAATCTTGTAAAACTTTCTAGCAGTGACAGGGCACCAGAAAATGATGTCAAATTAGGAGACTTCATAAGCTCTCTTTTGCATAATGCTAAGGCAAGTGATTACAGCTTTATGGAGTTACTTCACCAACATGataaacaaatggaaaagaaaattatccaAACAAGATTTCGCAAGCGTCAGGAAACTTTATTTGCAATGTATAATTCTCCTGATTCACCATTCATTCGACGACAGTCCTTGCAAATCAAGAGGGAGCTTGCAAGCCTTGATGAAACTCTTGTAAGAAAAAGGTCAATTTCtgacagaaatgcaaagaaatctacaaaaaaatttaatagaATATATCCAAATAAAAGACACAGTTTTACTGTGATAGAAGATAAGGCTTTGCAACATCTTGAAAGTAATCCGTGCATGAATTGCCAAACCAAACCAATGTGCTTTCCAGTACACCAAACAGAGGCTTTCAAACTACCTCTTACTAATTTTCAAACCAGCTCTGGCTTTCTAgttctttcagaaaacagtgcTATTGCAGCCAGCCAGGCAAAACTCACAAAAACACAAGGAAATTGTGCAACCTTAAAAGAGACTGATCAGATTCCTCTAAAGGATGAGAGTAATGGAATCTTGGGCAGAACTAAACGTAACATTGTGCCACCTGGATGGTACTCTGTGTATGTAACAAATAATATTGTGTTTAGAAAGTCATCCAATGCAAAAAAGTCTTTAGAAAGtttggaaaagatgaaaatacagacagatGTTCATGCTGAAAGATGCAGTGACATAAATATAAGCAAAATTATGAGAGACACAAATCTGCAAGTTGTTGTAGAGCGTTTAGAAGATACAATAAACTTAGCCAGAAAGACTAACAACTCATTGCTGGATAGTTACAAAATAAGCCAAAAAGTAAAAGATAATGCTTATGAACAGGTTATGAACCCAGCTGCTAGAAGAGGCTTACCTTTCACTCTGGGTGAAATGGGATGCACAGGACAAAGCTTCCTTCCACATTCACGTGTGCCAAGTAGCAGTAAAATCAAAACTGTGTGCGtgacaacaaacaaacaagaactgGTTATAGATCAAGAAATGAATGACAGCCTTTTGAAATCTCTGACCTTTGATTCATCCAGTTCACTTTCCAATAATGGGGACTTGCATACAACTTCTGAAGCTGAGGAGATCTCATCTCCCTTAAACTACTCTAGTCCTATTAAGCTTATGTTTGTCTCAGAGGTTAATAGTAGTGAAGGAGTCAAATATACTTTAACATCTGCAGCTGCATCTTCTAAAGGAAGCACAgatatttgtttgtttcaggGGCATGCAAACACTTTGTTAGACAAACAGGCTACAGGAGATCTTTCTGATGCAATCTCTTTCATTTGTGATTATAATGAAAATGATAGCAAGGAGTCGTCACACTGTGTTTATGCAGAAGCAATTGCAAGCTCTTGTCCAGTTGGTCAAACTAACTTAAATGACTCGAAACAAAATGACGAAGTTGTGGAAAAATCAAGCAGTAGCAGTGaattggttttaaaaagaaaacctggtAGACCAAAGAAAATAGGTCCTCAAGTTGTTAAGCAGGTTAAGAGACCTATTGGACGGCCTCCAAAACCAAAAGTAGACATGACTGAAAGCACCGAACCTAGACCTGAACTTAGCAGCGATGGTAAAAGTACCAAATCTGATGCAGCAGTAATGGAAGAAgttaacagcaacaaaaatattactgtgaCAGTTGTTTTTGGAAGGTCAAGAAGAACTAAGAGACATGTTTCTGAAGGTAATCTAAATGTAATCAGCATTCTGCCCACACAACACCATGATTCTAATTTTGCTAATGACCGCAGCAAAGCTAGGCACGATGCAGAAGCTGAAAATACTTTGACTGAAATAGTAAAAGCCTTACAGAATTCTTCTACTGAAAACGAGGTCTCTGGTTATGACTATGTCAGACCTATCAAGAGTAACCTAGCATCACCACATCCTTGTAGCAATATTATACGGCCAATTAAGAAACCGTTAACCACCATTCGAAAACCTGGTAGGCcagcaaaagtaaaaatctCGGGCATATCAGTGACTGTTAATAGAGTTTCAcctcaggaaagaaaagtgagTATTAGCAACTGTTTGCCTCCTTTACAACAGCAGTATGtgttagaaaaaaacataccacaggagagaaaaaatcaACTGTGCAATAATATGGGTCAAGTAAAGAGCATGCAGAAAGATTCTAGAGAGGATGGATCAAACAGCATTATTACAGCAGTGTCAAGAAAACGTGAAATTCCATTGAAGCATTCTGCTAGAGACAGAAAACCCTCGCTGCATTTTTTACATTCATTAGCATCTTCTAGTGCATTTTCTTGTAGAAGTGCCTTACTACATAAATCTTACAAACTCCATTTGAGAAAAGCTAAAGATCggaaagaaaaacataggcAATCAAGTCAGAGCACAGCATCCAAAGATACCTCAGAACTAAGAAATTCAGGAAATGCAAAAAAGGATCTTAAGGATGGTGAATTCGGGCCCATTAATGAAGTATCATCGGATCCCATTTTTTCATCAAGTCCCTCTCTCAGGTGGTGGGCTACTTCCACTTCAAGTGACACTTTGTTGGAAGAACTAAATAATAGATTTGAGCAGATAACTAATACCTGGTTGCGAGTGGGGGGACATGAGTTTGATAAATGTCTATGTGAAAAAAGGGATCCCATTGAACAAGACTGTAATACTGAAATGTCAAACCCTTTAGACTCCTGCCTTGTAGAACTTGAAACATCAcctataaaaatgctttttaagaaaaagtgtAATATGAATGAACTCTGCACCTGGTTTATGCAAACTACAGAAACACAGTCTCTCTCTCTAGTGAGAAAGGCAAATGCTCGTAATCCTTTAGAAGTAGTTAGTACTAGAGAGATAAAGATGGAAACTAAACAATCTGATCTTAGTACTTGCCCTTTCagaaagcactttaaaaagttTGCACTATCCTCTCCTTCAAAACCAGCAGGGAAATTACAGATATTGCATAACATGGTGAGGTCTCCAGTCTTAAGCATGAAAAGTAATTTCACATTAGccagattaaaaagaaatgaatttaAGAAGCTACAGCGTGATAGGTGGGGACAAACGAAAAAGCTGTATAATCAGGCTCCCGGAGGCTggaaatcaaaaaagaaaaatttaccGTTCTTTAGCCAAAGCCAGTTGTTTAAAAGTACAAGTGGGGAAACCAATGATGAAATGCCCaagctccaggaaaaaaatacggTAGAAATCCAGCCCGCTCAGACTTTGGTAGAATCTCAGAG
Encoded proteins:
- the LOC104034403 gene encoding uncharacterized protein LOC104034403, with protein sequence MVNKACSSHKWCAEQLQNYNRHSVKAAACTYSAKDCDLLNSIKNSNRSRSPSPPPLSPVQSKEFESPEGSVIDFPTLDNYKLEISINQPPSLLPAEGSKGEFEYEGKTFRGKETEYSGGTLLSTDQESNNYYINSEKGEHSAIFQDLMDRINEKLKSIDTTDIATNLVKLSSSDRAPENDVKLGDFISSLLHNAKASDYSFMELLHQHDKQMEKKIIQTRFRKRQETLFAMYNSPDSPFIRRQSLQIKRELASLDETLVRKRSISDRNAKKSTKKFNRIYPNKRHSFTVIEDKALQHLESNPCMNCQTKPMCFPVHQTEAFKLPLTNFQTSSGFLVLSENSAIAASQAKLTKTQGNCATLKETDQIPLKDESNGILGRTKRNIVPPGWYSVYVTNNIVFRKSSNAKKSLESLEKMKIQTDVHAERCSDINISKIMRDTNLQVVVERLEDTINLARKTNNSLLDSYKISQKVKDNAYEQVMNPAARRGLPFTLGEMGCTGQSFLPHSRVPSSSKIKTVCVTTNKQELVIDQEMNDSLLKSLTFDSSSSLSNNGDLHTTSEAEEISSPLNYSSPIKLMFVSEVNSSEGVKYTLTSAAASSKGSTDICLFQGHANTLLDKQATGDLSDAISFICDYNENDSKESSHCVYAEAIASSCPVGQTNLNDSKQNDEVVEKSSSSSELVLKRKPGRPKKIGPQVVKQVKRPIGRPPKPKVDMTESTEPRPELSSDGKSTKSDAAVMEEVNSNKNITVTVVFGRSRRTKRHVSEGNLNVISILPTQHHDSNFANDRSKARHDAEAENTLTEIVKALQNSSTENEVSGYDYVRPIKSNLASPHPCSNIIRPIKKPLTTIRKPGRPAKVKISGISVTVNRVSPQERKVSISNCLPPLQQQYVLEKNIPQERKNQLCNNMGQVKSMQKDSREDGSNSIITAVSRKREIPLKHSARDRKPSLHFLHSLASSSAFSCRSALLHKSYKLHLRKAKDRKEKHRQSSQSTASKDTSELRNSGNAKKDLKDGEFGPINEVSSDPIFSSSPSLRWWATSTSSDTLLEELNNRFEQITNTWLRVGGHEFDKCLCEKRDPIEQDCNTEMSNPLDSCLVELETSPIKMLFKKKCNMNELCTWFMQTTETQSLSLVRKANARNPLEVVSTREIKMETKQSDLSTCPFRKHFKKFALSSPSKPAGKLQILHNMVRSPVLSMKSNFTLARLKRNEFKKLQRDRWGQTKKLYNQAPGGWKSKKKNLPFFSQSQLFKSTSGETNDEMPKLQEKNTVEIQPAQTLVESQSSLLPTENEARDAFVQQMMGSSDFNPHPGLANILKSHAETNGTICCQQNVRKEQSQDKLFQNTWKAKTFKDCRIFLRKINHIEQHNSFKLNNVIYSPEAVESKSNQAYMEEKRHPLLRSHSTKQNKLKKQENEMETSKGSNSSKVTERLDDQFNSKKLSSGVNHDDNPAGSSEVLIRINKRKSPQWETTDTNIRKRHKRQSCNSGQMATYYPKYQVECASGSKAIEFLQLKVVSSN